The genomic stretch AGCTTACAAATTCAGGTCAAAAAAGAATCCGTGTCCCCATCTTTTTTCCGACTTTTAAAGTCAGGCTACACCTTTCGGGCTCACGGATTCTGTGATTCGGTCATGACTCCGAATCATCTAAAAAATGCACGCAATAATAATGCCAATTGTCTTACTACCAATGAAACGATACTAGATACAAAACGGCGAAGAACAAAATTTTTCCAGTAATGACGCTGCATTCTTGCCCCTGTATTTATTGTGCTGAAACAGGCGCATCATGGGCATAAGCTAAATTTTGTTTGGTCTCACTATCCAAAGTCCATACCGAAGCACTGCTACCGACCTCCTTCACGGTTGGTTGCTGCTGACCGACATTCTCTTGTCTAGCCTCCTTATAAGGATTGAACGGCAGCCCTTCCAACGCGTATTGTTTGCACAAAGCTTCCGGCACTTCTGTAACCTTGGTTGCCTGGTCGGTATAGCAGGCGCAGCCGCTTTCGCCACCGTCTATGCAGGCTGCCACCCGCTCGAATTGCCGAACCTGCCGTACGCCGTTATACAGTGGTTTGGATTCGGGTCTTTCGGCCAAGGTCGGTACAAACATTTCCGGGGTCAGGTTGGCATTTTCTCCTTGGCCGAGAGAGGTTGCCGCCTGTGTTGCCTGTGTAATGCCTGCCACGGGGTTAGTAAGGTTTGCTGGTTCGGATACCGTTTGTGCCTGATGCTGACTGGCTTGGGTGTCCCCCTTGGATTTGAAGCCCTGATAGGTTCTCCAACCCATATAGCCGACAATCGACAACATAAACAACACTACAAACGGCCCGAATACCAAGACATACCACCAACGCGAACGAACTTTCTTATTGTGGCTGTGGACTTCGGCAGAT from Eikenella exigua encodes the following:
- a CDS encoding zonular occludens toxin domain-containing protein, whose translation is MAQIVLVTGKPRIGKTAFVVDMIMHDEAYKDRKLFSNINGLKLPHHQPPEGHSWEDMYEWLKWEENIGSLVVFDEVQDLYPKRYGNGKMPPNVSFLNVHGHYGIDMIFITQSPKIIDLNLKEVVNKHIHIAANQMGGLTRLEWNEAVTNTTSEAKRAVSSVHKINEEVFDYYKSAEVHSHNKKVRSRWWYVLVFGPFVVLFMLSIVGYMGWRTYQGFKSKGDTQASQHQAQTVSEPANLTNPVAGITQATQAATSLGQGENANLTPEMFVPTLAERPESKPLYNGVRQVRQFERVAACIDGGESGCACYTDQATKVTEVPEALCKQYALEGLPFNPYKEARQENVGQQQPTVKEVGSSASVWTLDSETKQNLAYAHDAPVSAQ